The Streptomyces sp. NBC_00162 genome window below encodes:
- a CDS encoding caspase family protein: MSERADEISGTALGIVVENYRFSKKFRTLTGAISQMRELCALLEERGYTPTVLPDPGQPDIKAAVKDWATGRTAAQGRGPAVILWSGHGVLDPWGLRLVLHDTEDAQYGDETYSANLLTEAAVRSGADQMLLLIDTCHAGAGVMESLDTAFGKLSAKNLPRGRSSWLGVLASSRPQEKAEAAGILLETLTRVLREGPGSEDYRHEWSSRNGQVSGATVIHTVLAQWPEEVGHKPVPAMFGEPRLMFDNPLRKTASEPELVEHLVQASRGAPVDDGGWFFSGRRNVLGQITEWLDARQPGLFLVTGSAGCGKSAVLGRIATLSDPVHRADILEHGALAPEDPDPGEDSVDASLHLRGYTVQQLAEAIARELDLPVPQTPAALIAEVEKKWPAACRDRLPALVLDGLDEAAPDQAYPIVEQLLAPLSRLVCVLLGSRDRPFRPQEELQEPLDEAVSRLLDVRARASDLDDETDTENDIRTYCRHRLEARELPPEDAATAAGLIANRASAHTGGFLFARMATDAVIRRFAAASDTEDWAEAIPASINAAFHQDLAEGLKRERDGEILPHAAQDLLTALAWSVGNGMPARGVWEAAASALSSEGTAYGPEDVDWLLNTYGRYVVEDTDGVQAVYRLYHREFIGHLRNTAEDSDAAYHVASALVILLREQTADATVIETANPYLRRSLAAHAAMAGERGIALVRELVAGREDAFRPELARVLGNVSVSLFQAGRRPDAVAPAREATDLYRDLADTNPAAYLPDLAGALNNLATAQGGAGDRQGALASITEATTLRRKLADTNAAAYLPDLAGALNNLANAQGDTGDRHGALATITEATTLYRALADTNPAAYLPNLAMSLNNLATAQGQTGDRQGALATITEATTLYRALADTNPAAYLPNLATCLNNLANAQGQTGDRQGALATITEATTLRRSLADTNPAVYLPDLASALNNLATAQGGTGDRESALATITEATHICRALASTNPAAYLPDLAGTLNNLGNAQGDIGDRQGALATITEATTLYRALADANPAAYLPDLAMSLNNLANAQGDIGDRHGALATITEAAALRRELADSNPAAYLPDLASALNNLATAQIEIGDRQGALATITEATHIYRALADTNPAAYLPDLAGTLNNLATAQGDTGNRQGALATITEATTLYRALADTNPAAYLPDLAGALNNLATAQGDTGDRQGALATITEATTLYRALADTNPAAYLPRLAMSLNNLSNAQSQTDGRHGALATITEGTHIYRALADINPAAYLPNLATSLNNLANAQSDIGDRQGALATHTEATTLYRALADSNPAAYLPSLAATLNNLTHIATVQDALAAYAEAEQALAAHPEAMRYLALRRAELEIAHADSAVGFRTLIALTHGAAQTRNPDPTAFQARHLLRAHSQAGTASASHISTLWHDATGEEPPSWLTLPQAAIELAVEWINSPTWAESRAFWDEHAEDLGSDDTAAALEELALASQTAEAHIPIAREAAAAGPDSAFRPYLTGELLHTWMDLSTWEESQAYLTDHAADLLHDQALELLGSDIDTVESAVHYALITLARADGIPSAYQYAEERPALDSRLQQLLAEPAAGADLLQAIAFLEFVVHREPFTATAHLALAGVLAGEPGTPTVWPPAEPADRDRVISEVAVLIGRHPTHAAALSALIQSLLAA, from the coding sequence GTGAGTGAGCGCGCCGACGAGATCTCGGGGACGGCTCTCGGGATCGTGGTCGAGAACTACCGGTTCTCGAAGAAGTTCCGCACCCTGACCGGCGCGATCTCCCAGATGCGGGAGCTGTGCGCACTCCTGGAGGAGCGCGGCTACACGCCGACCGTGCTGCCGGACCCAGGGCAGCCGGACATCAAGGCCGCGGTGAAGGACTGGGCGACGGGCCGGACCGCGGCACAGGGCCGCGGCCCCGCTGTCATCCTCTGGTCCGGCCACGGCGTGCTCGACCCCTGGGGGCTGCGCCTGGTCCTGCACGACACCGAGGACGCCCAGTACGGAGATGAGACATATTCGGCCAACCTCCTGACGGAGGCGGCCGTGCGCAGCGGGGCGGACCAGATGCTGCTGCTCATCGACACCTGTCATGCGGGCGCGGGGGTCATGGAGTCCCTGGACACGGCGTTCGGCAAGCTGTCCGCGAAGAACCTGCCCCGGGGCCGATCCAGCTGGCTCGGGGTGCTCGCGAGCAGCCGTCCTCAAGAGAAGGCCGAGGCCGCTGGCATCCTGCTGGAAACCCTCACCCGGGTGCTGCGCGAGGGCCCGGGCAGCGAGGACTACCGCCACGAGTGGAGCAGCCGGAACGGGCAGGTCAGCGGTGCCACGGTCATCCACACCGTGCTCGCCCAGTGGCCCGAGGAGGTCGGCCACAAGCCGGTTCCGGCCATGTTCGGCGAGCCCCGGCTGATGTTCGACAACCCGCTGCGGAAGACCGCCTCGGAGCCGGAGCTGGTCGAGCACCTGGTGCAGGCGAGCCGTGGAGCGCCCGTGGACGACGGGGGCTGGTTCTTCAGCGGCCGCCGCAACGTGCTCGGGCAGATCACCGAGTGGCTGGACGCACGGCAGCCGGGCCTGTTCCTGGTGACGGGCAGCGCGGGATGCGGCAAGTCGGCCGTCCTCGGCCGCATCGCGACGCTGTCCGACCCCGTCCACCGGGCGGACATCCTGGAGCACGGGGCCCTCGCTCCCGAGGATCCGGATCCGGGCGAGGACTCGGTGGACGCCTCCCTGCACCTGCGGGGCTACACGGTGCAGCAGCTGGCCGAGGCCATCGCCCGCGAACTGGACCTTCCCGTCCCGCAGACTCCCGCCGCGCTGATCGCCGAGGTGGAGAAGAAGTGGCCCGCGGCCTGCCGGGACCGCCTCCCGGCCCTGGTCCTGGACGGCCTGGACGAGGCGGCCCCCGACCAGGCCTACCCGATCGTCGAACAGCTCCTGGCCCCCTTGAGCCGCCTGGTCTGCGTGCTGCTCGGCTCCCGGGACCGCCCCTTCCGCCCGCAGGAGGAACTCCAGGAGCCGCTGGACGAGGCGGTGAGCCGACTGCTGGACGTCCGGGCCCGGGCGTCCGACCTGGACGACGAGACCGACACCGAGAACGACATCCGGACCTACTGTCGGCACCGCCTGGAGGCCCGCGAGCTGCCGCCGGAGGACGCGGCGACGGCGGCCGGGCTCATCGCGAACCGCGCGTCAGCCCACACCGGCGGCTTCCTCTTCGCCAGGATGGCGACCGACGCCGTGATCAGGCGGTTCGCCGCCGCATCGGATACGGAGGACTGGGCGGAGGCCATTCCGGCCTCCATCAACGCCGCCTTCCACCAGGACCTGGCAGAGGGCCTGAAGCGGGAGCGGGACGGCGAGATCCTTCCGCATGCCGCCCAGGATCTGCTGACCGCGCTGGCCTGGAGCGTCGGGAACGGCATGCCGGCGCGGGGGGTCTGGGAGGCGGCGGCCTCGGCCCTCTCCTCCGAGGGGACCGCGTACGGCCCCGAGGACGTGGACTGGCTGCTGAACACGTACGGCCGCTACGTTGTGGAAGACACCGACGGCGTGCAGGCGGTGTACCGCCTCTACCACCGCGAGTTCATCGGCCACCTGCGGAACACCGCGGAGGACTCTGACGCGGCGTACCACGTGGCGAGCGCGTTGGTCATCCTCCTGCGCGAGCAGACGGCCGACGCCACGGTGATCGAGACCGCGAACCCGTACCTGCGCCGGTCGCTCGCGGCACACGCGGCCATGGCCGGCGAGCGCGGCATCGCACTGGTCCGTGAACTCGTCGCCGGACGGGAGGACGCGTTCCGACCTGAGCTCGCACGCGTGCTGGGCAACGTGTCGGTCTCCCTGTTCCAGGCCGGGAGGCGCCCGGATGCTGTCGCACCGGCGCGGGAGGCCACCGACCTCTATCGGGACCTCGCCGACACCAACCCGGCCGCCTACCTCCCCGACCTCGCCGGCGCCCTCAACAACCTCGCCACCGCTCAAGGCGGGGCCGGGGACCGGCAGGGCGCACTGGCCAGCATCACCGAAGCCACCACCCTCCGCCGAAAGCTGGCTGACACCAACGCCGCCGCCTACCTTCCCGACCTCGCGGGCGCCCTCAACAACCTCGCCAACGCCCAGGGCGACACCGGGGACCGGCACGGCGCGCTGGCCACCATCACCGAAGCCACCACCCTCTACCGGGCACTCGCCGACACCAACCCGGCCGCCTACCTCCCCAACCTCGCCATGTCCCTCAACAACCTCGCCACCGCCCAAGGCCAGACCGGGGACCGACAGGGCGCACTGGCCACCATCACCGAAGCCACCACCCTCTACCGGGCACTCGCCGACACCAACCCGGCCGCCTACCTCCCCAACCTCGCCACGTGTCTCAACAACCTCGCCAACGCCCAAGGCCAGACCGGGGACCGACAGGGCGCACTGGCCACCATCACCGAAGCCACCACCCTCCGCCGGAGCCTCGCCGACACCAACCCGGCCGTCTACCTCCCCGACCTCGCCAGCGCCCTCAACAACCTCGCCACCGCCCAGGGCGGGACCGGAGACCGGGAGAGCGCACTGGCCACCATCACCGAAGCCACCCACATCTGCCGGGCGCTCGCCAGCACCAACCCTGCCGCCTACCTTCCCGACCTCGCCGGCACACTCAACAATCTCGGCAACGCCCAGGGCGATATCGGGGACCGGCAGGGCGCGCTGGCCACGATCACCGAAGCCACCACCCTCTACCGGGCGCTCGCCGACGCCAACCCGGCCGCCTACCTCCCCGACCTCGCCATGTCCCTCAACAATCTGGCCAACGCCCAGGGCGATATCGGGGACCGGCACGGCGCACTGGCCACCATCACCGAAGCCGCCGCTCTCCGCCGAGAACTGGCCGACAGCAACCCGGCCGCCTACCTTCCCGACCTCGCCAGCGCCCTCAACAACCTCGCCACCGCCCAGATCGAAATCGGGGACCGGCAGGGCGCACTGGCCACCATCACCGAAGCCACCCACATTTACCGGGCGCTCGCCGACACCAACCCGGCCGCCTACCTCCCCGACCTCGCCGGCACACTCAACAACCTCGCCACCGCCCAGGGCGACACCGGGAACCGGCAGGGCGCACTGGCCACCATCACCGAAGCCACCACCCTCTACCGGGCACTCGCCGACACCAACCCGGCCGCCTACCTCCCCGACCTCGCCGGCGCCCTCAACAACCTCGCCACCGCCCAGGGCGACACCGGGGACCGGCAGGGCGCACTGGCCACCATCACCGAAGCCACCACCCTCTACCGGGCGCTCGCCGACACCAACCCGGCCGCCTACCTCCCCCGCCTCGCCATGTCCCTCAACAATCTCTCCAACGCCCAGAGCCAGACGGACGGCCGACATGGCGCGTTGGCCACCATCACCGAAGGCACCCACATTTACCGGGCGCTCGCCGACATCAATCCGGCCGCCTACCTCCCCAACCTCGCCACGTCTCTCAACAACCTCGCCAACGCCCAGAGCGATATCGGGGACCGGCAGGGCGCACTGGCCACCCACACCGAAGCCACCACCCTCTACCGGGCACTCGCCGACAGCAACCCGGCCGCCTACCTTCCCAGCCTCGCTGCGACCCTCAACAACCTCACGCACATAGCCACGGTGCAGGACGCTCTCGCGGCCTACGCCGAGGCAGAGCAGGCCCTGGCCGCTCATCCGGAGGCGATGCGCTATCTGGCGCTACGGCGCGCGGAGCTCGAGATCGCCCACGCGGACTCGGCCGTCGGCTTCCGCACCCTCATCGCCCTCACCCACGGAGCGGCGCAGACACGGAACCCGGATCCGACTGCTTTCCAGGCGCGGCATCTTCTCCGCGCTCACAGCCAGGCCGGTACCGCGAGCGCTTCCCACATCAGCACCCTCTGGCACGACGCGACCGGAGAAGAGCCCCCGTCCTGGCTGACACTCCCCCAGGCCGCGATCGAACTTGCCGTCGAGTGGATCAACAGCCCGACCTGGGCGGAATCCCGTGCCTTCTGGGACGAGCACGCCGAAGACCTCGGGTCAGACGACACCGCGGCCGCCTTGGAAGAGCTCGCCTTGGCCAGCCAGACCGCCGAGGCCCATATCCCGATCGCGCGCGAGGCGGCGGCAGCCGGCCCGGACAGCGCCTTCCGCCCATACCTCACCGGCGAGCTCCTCCACACCTGGATGGATCTCTCCACCTGGGAGGAGTCCCAGGCCTACCTCACCGACCACGCGGCGGATCTCCTGCACGACCAGGCCCTCGAACTGCTCGGCTCCGACATCGATACGGTCGAGTCGGCCGTGCACTACGCACTGATCACCCTCGCCCGCGCGGACGGAATCCCCTCCGCCTACCAGTACGCCGAGGAGCGCCCCGCCCTGGACAGCAGGCTCCAGCAGCTCCTCGCCGAGCCTGCGGCCGGGGCCGACCTCCTGCAGGCCATCGCCTTCCTGGAGTTCGTCGTCCACCGGGAGCCGTTCACCGCGACAGCCCACCTCGCCCTCGCCGGCGTCCTGGCGGGGGAGCCGGGCACGCCCACGGTCTGGCCCCCCGCCGAACCCGCCGACCGGGACCGGGTCATCTCCGAGGTCGCCGTGCTCATCGGGCGGCACCCCACGCACGCCGCAGCCCTGAGCGCCCTCATCCAGAGCCTCCTGGCCGCGTAA